From a single Hippoglossus stenolepis isolate QCI-W04-F060 chromosome 2, HSTE1.2, whole genome shotgun sequence genomic region:
- the LOC118117935 gene encoding uncharacterized protein LOC118117935 isoform X3 translates to MDQLHVFIILFLGAVASSQAHINGSVLNLTVSHGGNATLYCDCKSSTGVYIVWYRNCSHVNQPTLVMKTRYPSELLPLSHEYKDDLHPFPRFHLVKNESSESFDLLIMNISDSDEGLYYCGTEQVNTKDGKEKDKYIPTSYGNVTRRILTYSMGDHSGCSSSGGFASWRLVVFTPAIAILSSLLSFILVYHFCQKSDKEPQVQRRQTKQKQDEEMCLTQVVFHRKDGYTQQQTEDGEHNTFVCSSSKLTELK, encoded by the exons ATGGATCAGTTGCATGTCTTCATCATCCTTTTTCTTG GGGCTGTTGCCAGCAGTCAAGCTCATATCAATGGATCAGTGTTGAATCTGACAGTGAGCCACGGAGGCAACGCCACTCTCTATTGTGACTGCAAAAGTTCCACTGGAGTTTATATAGTGTGGTACAGGAACTGTTCTCATGTGAACCAGCCAACGCTTGTTATGAAGACAAGATACCCATCTGAACTATTACCGCTAAGCCATGAATACAAAGACGATCTGCATCCCTTCCCTCGTTTCCACCTAGTGAAGAATGAGTCCTCTGAATCCTTTGACCTGCTGATCATGAACATCAGCGACTCTGATGAGGGTCTCTACTACTGTGGAACAGAACAGGTCAACACAAAGGATGGGAAAGAGAAGGATAAATATATACCTACAAGTTATGGCAATGTCACAAGAAGGATTTTAACAT ATTCCATGGGTGACCACAGTGGATGCAGCTCGAGCGGTGGGTTTGCGTCCTGGAGGCTGGTGGTGTTCACGCCAGCCATCGctattctctcctctctcctctcctttatTTTGGTTTACCACTTCTGTCAGAAATCAG ATAAAGAGCCTCAGGTTCAGAGAagacaaaccaaacagaagCAG gatgaagagatgTGTTTAACACAAGTCGTGTTCCATAGAAAGGACGgatacacacagcagcagacagaggatgGAGAGCACAACACCTTTGTTTGTTCAAGCAGCAAGTTAACAGAATTAAAATAG
- the LOC118117935 gene encoding uncharacterized protein LOC118117935 isoform X4 → MDQLHVFIILLVGAVASSQAHINGSVLNLTVSHGGNATLYCDCKSSSGVYIVWYRNCSHVNQPTLVMKTRYQAELLPLNHKYKDNLHPFPRFHLVKNESSESYDLLITNISDSDEGLYYCGTEQVNTKDGKEKDNYIRKSYGNVTRMILTYSMGDHSGCSSSGGFASWRLVVFTPAIAILSSLLSFILVYHFCQKSDKEPQVQRRQTKQKQDEEMCLTQVVFHRKDGYTQQQTEDGEHNTFVCSSSKLTELK, encoded by the exons ATGGATCAGTTGCATGTCTTCATCATCCTTCTTGTAG GGGCTGTTGCCAGCAGTCAAGCTCATATCAATGGATCAGTGTTGAATCTGACAGTGAGCCACGGAGGCAACGCCACTCTCTATTGTGACTGCAAAAGTTCCAGTGGAGTTTATATAGTGTGGTACAGGAACTGTTCTCATGTGAACCAGCCAACGCTTGTTATGAAGACAAGATACCAAGCTGAACTATTACCGCTAAACCATAAATACAAAGACAATCTGCATCCCTTCCCTCGTTTTCACCTGGTGAAGAATGAGTCCTCTGAATCCTATGACCTGCTGATCACGAACATCAGCGACTCTGATGAGGGTCTCTACTACTGTGGAACAGAACAGGTCAACACAAAGGATGGGAAAGAGAAGGATAACTATATACGTAAAAGTTATGGCAATGTCACAAGAATGATTTTAACGT ATTCCATGGGTGACCACAGTGGATGCAGCTCGAGCGGTGGGTTTGCGTCCTGGAGGCTGGTGGTGTTCACGCCAGCCATCGctattctctcctctctcctctcctttatTTTGGTTTACCACTTCTGTCAGAAATCAG ATAAAGAGCCTCAGGTTCAGAGAagacaaaccaaacagaagCAG gatgaagagatgTGTTTAACACAAGTCGTGTTCCATAGAAAGGACGgatacacacagcagcagacagaggatgGAGAGCACAACACCTTTGTTTGTTCAAGCAGCAAGTTAACAGAATTAAAATAG
- the LOC118117935 gene encoding uncharacterized protein LOC118117935 isoform X5 — translation MDQLHVFIILFLGAVASSQAHINGSVLNLTVSHGGNATLYCDCKSSTGVYIVWYRNCSHVNQPTLVMKTRYPSELLPLSHEYKDDLHPFPRFHLVKNESSESFDLLIMNISDSDEGLYYCGTEQVNTKDGKEKDKYIPTSYGNVTRRILTSKEPEVHEEGSSSSDRMRGNQDGDVCYAALEIRQTTQRPKRKKTQSSDFSTYSDIKTCRL, via the exons ATGGATCAGTTGCATGTCTTCATCATCCTTTTTCTTG GGGCTGTTGCCAGCAGTCAAGCTCATATCAATGGATCAGTGTTGAATCTGACAGTGAGCCACGGAGGCAACGCCACTCTCTATTGTGACTGCAAAAGTTCCACTGGAGTTTATATAGTGTGGTACAGGAACTGTTCTCATGTGAACCAGCCAACGCTTGTTATGAAGACAAGATACCCATCTGAACTATTACCGCTAAGCCATGAATACAAAGACGATCTGCATCCCTTCCCTCGTTTCCACCTAGTGAAGAATGAGTCCTCTGAATCCTTTGACCTGCTGATCATGAACATCAGCGACTCTGATGAGGGTCTCTACTACTGTGGAACAGAACAGGTCAACACAAAGGATGGGAAAGAGAAGGATAAATATATACCTACAAGTTATGGCAATGTCACAAGAAGGATTTTAACAT CTAAAGAACCAGAGGTCCACGAGGAAGGATCTAGTTCCAGTGATCGCATGAGAGGAAATCAG GATGGAGACGTGTGTTACGCTGCACTGGAAATCCGACAGACCACACAGAGaccaaagaggaagaaaacacagagttctGACTTTAGCACGTATTCTGACATCAAGACCTGCAGGTTGTAA
- the LOC118117935 gene encoding uncharacterized protein LOC118117935 isoform X2, giving the protein MDQLHVFIILFLGAVASSQAHINGSVLNLTVSHGGNATLYCDCKSSTGVYIVWYRNCSHVNQPTLVMKTRYPSELLPLSHEYKDDLHPFPRFHLVKNESSESFDLLIMNISDSDEGLYYCGTEQVNTKDGKEKDKYIPTSYGNVTRRILTFESQQRETAQSCGPCWMLLFSLCPAFAVLSSLLSSCLVYHFCKRTAKEPEVHEEGSSSSDRMRGNQDGDVCYAALEIRQTTQRPKRKKTQSSDFSTYSDIKTCRL; this is encoded by the exons ATGGATCAGTTGCATGTCTTCATCATCCTTTTTCTTG GGGCTGTTGCCAGCAGTCAAGCTCATATCAATGGATCAGTGTTGAATCTGACAGTGAGCCACGGAGGCAACGCCACTCTCTATTGTGACTGCAAAAGTTCCACTGGAGTTTATATAGTGTGGTACAGGAACTGTTCTCATGTGAACCAGCCAACGCTTGTTATGAAGACAAGATACCCATCTGAACTATTACCGCTAAGCCATGAATACAAAGACGATCTGCATCCCTTCCCTCGTTTCCACCTAGTGAAGAATGAGTCCTCTGAATCCTTTGACCTGCTGATCATGAACATCAGCGACTCTGATGAGGGTCTCTACTACTGTGGAACAGAACAGGTCAACACAAAGGATGGGAAAGAGAAGGATAAATATATACCTACAAGTTATGGCAATGTCACAAGAAGGATTTTAACAT TTGAGTCTCAACAACGTGAGACTGCACAAAGCTGTGGTCCGTGCTGGatgctgcttttctctctgtgtccagCTTTCGccgttctctcctctctcctgtcgtCTTGTCTGGTTTATCACTTCTGTAAGAGAACAG CTAAAGAACCAGAGGTCCACGAGGAAGGATCTAGTTCCAGTGATCGCATGAGAGGAAATCAG GATGGAGACGTGTGTTACGCTGCACTGGAAATCCGACAGACCACACAGAGaccaaagaggaagaaaacacagagttctGACTTTAGCACGTATTCTGACATCAAGACCTGCAGGTTGTAA
- the LOC118117935 gene encoding uncharacterized protein LOC118117935 isoform X1 gives MDQLHVFIILLVGAVASSQAHINGSVLNLTVSHGGNATLYCDCKSSSGVYIVWYRNCSHVNQPTLVMKTRYQAELLPLNHKYKDNLHPFPRFHLVKNESSESYDLLITNISDSDEGLYYCGTEQVNTKDGKEKDNYIRKSYGNVTRMILTFESQQRETAQSCGPCWMLLFSLCPAFAVLSSLLSSCLVYHFCKRTAKEPEVHEEGSSSSDRMRGNQDGDVCYAALEIRQTTQRPKRKKTQSSDFSTYSDIKTCRL, from the exons ATGGATCAGTTGCATGTCTTCATCATCCTTCTTGTAG GGGCTGTTGCCAGCAGTCAAGCTCATATCAATGGATCAGTGTTGAATCTGACAGTGAGCCACGGAGGCAACGCCACTCTCTATTGTGACTGCAAAAGTTCCAGTGGAGTTTATATAGTGTGGTACAGGAACTGTTCTCATGTGAACCAGCCAACGCTTGTTATGAAGACAAGATACCAAGCTGAACTATTACCGCTAAACCATAAATACAAAGACAATCTGCATCCCTTCCCTCGTTTTCACCTGGTGAAGAATGAGTCCTCTGAATCCTATGACCTGCTGATCACGAACATCAGCGACTCTGATGAGGGTCTCTACTACTGTGGAACAGAACAGGTCAACACAAAGGATGGGAAAGAGAAGGATAACTATATACGTAAAAGTTATGGCAATGTCACAAGAATGATTTTAACGT TTGAGTCTCAACAACGTGAGACTGCACAAAGCTGTGGTCCGTGCTGGatgctgcttttctctctgtgtccagCTTTCGccgttctctcctctctcctgtcgtCTTGTCTGGTTTATCACTTCTGTAAGAGAACAG CTAAAGAACCAGAGGTCCACGAGGAAGGATCTAGTTCCAGTGATCGCATGAGAGGAAATCAG GATGGAGACGTGTGTTACGCTGCACTGGAAATCCGACAGACCACACAGAGaccaaagaggaagaaaacacagagttctGACTTTAGCACGTATTCTGACATCAAGACCTGCAGGTTGTAA